In Acidimicrobiia bacterium, a single genomic region encodes these proteins:
- a CDS encoding AMP-binding protein, with protein MPARETVSPRIGDLAASLGWDRNHLLPHVDFTIPEAMTEIARQIPDRIAIETGDERVTYADVVARANQVANALLDREPDPTTPIALLCGHGVEPIVAICGVLHAGLIGAPTDAREPAERLQRLIDASGAQLVVTAREHVELASGLVGNDKVVVLDEIDPYGTDAPSVEVPDDHPGLVLFTSGSTGIPKGVIGGHRDIVARSVRTGVRDGVRLGERHALTTSFGFTAAEFRIFAVFLNGATLCTYDLRTRGPRELPDWVRREQIAVVSFVPSTLRTLADVIPPGTMGCVRKVGFSAETLYFRDVRIARPLFGPDTVLRNSLGSTEAGSLARYDIPADADSQEGPVPVGTVADDVEVRVVDEDDQPVADGEIGRLVVLRWGRLALGYWNDPELTRRYFFNEPDGRRGFRTPDSGRWRDDGLLEHVGRMDSRVKVHGAMVATSEVEVALISLPDVADAAVIAVPGDDGGTRLVAYVVARRGAALSAWKLRRDLAERLSSTSVPSAFVAVDVLPRTVRDKIDRTALPAPPPTVRPRPYREPTSDGQDLAAIFAGILGVERVGLDDDFFDLGGDSLGVVELLAAIAERFSVDIPASTILEAPTVAKLSLRLSYRRPSDASPVVTLRSDAPGSPFFCVAGAGSPAIGLRGLSRAMSNHNFSAIQARGLEERAIPDHSIRAAARRNIAAMRAAQPTGPYAIGGYSYGGLVAFEMACQLRAARQDVSLLVVLDTSAPISVHSVTNRVRARSTALKAAAPSPPLRRAAVVAVRGARFAVKSAYAHAERRISLTSAGWLPRRGYHQYNLFLRLNARMAHEYKPSGIFDGPALIVRGDIPDGIPAGLELEEKPDPGRRALPDLGWSKLVTGPITVAEVSADHQGLTREPAVNQVAAHIAAAVGSQGEHYG; from the coding sequence ATGCCGGCACGGGAAACGGTAAGCCCACGAATCGGCGACCTTGCCGCGTCGCTCGGGTGGGATCGCAATCACCTGCTGCCCCACGTGGACTTCACGATCCCGGAGGCGATGACCGAGATCGCCCGTCAAATCCCCGACCGGATCGCGATCGAGACCGGCGACGAGCGCGTCACCTACGCCGACGTCGTGGCACGCGCCAACCAGGTCGCCAACGCTCTCCTCGACCGCGAGCCCGACCCCACCACGCCCATCGCGCTGCTCTGCGGTCACGGCGTCGAGCCCATCGTCGCCATCTGCGGCGTGCTCCACGCCGGGCTCATCGGCGCGCCGACCGACGCACGCGAACCTGCAGAGCGTCTCCAACGTCTGATCGACGCGAGCGGCGCCCAGCTCGTGGTCACCGCCCGCGAGCACGTCGAGCTCGCGAGCGGCCTCGTCGGGAACGACAAGGTCGTCGTGCTCGACGAGATCGACCCTTACGGCACCGATGCACCAAGCGTCGAGGTCCCCGACGACCACCCGGGGCTCGTGCTGTTCACATCAGGCTCCACCGGCATACCCAAGGGCGTGATCGGCGGCCACCGCGACATCGTGGCGCGCTCGGTCCGCACGGGCGTGCGCGACGGCGTGAGGCTCGGCGAACGGCACGCGCTCACCACGTCGTTCGGCTTCACCGCGGCCGAGTTCCGCATCTTCGCGGTGTTCCTCAATGGCGCGACGTTGTGCACGTACGACCTCCGCACCCGCGGCCCGCGCGAGCTCCCGGACTGGGTGCGCCGGGAGCAGATCGCCGTGGTCTCGTTCGTGCCGTCCACCCTGCGGACGCTCGCCGACGTCATACCGCCGGGCACGATGGGCTGCGTCCGCAAGGTCGGGTTCAGTGCGGAGACGCTGTACTTCCGCGACGTCCGCATCGCCCGCCCGTTGTTCGGCCCGGACACCGTCCTGCGCAACTCCCTCGGGTCGACGGAGGCGGGTTCGCTCGCGCGTTACGACATTCCGGCCGACGCCGACTCCCAAGAGGGCCCCGTACCCGTGGGCACCGTTGCCGACGACGTCGAGGTGCGCGTCGTCGACGAGGACGACCAGCCGGTAGCCGACGGCGAGATCGGCCGCCTCGTCGTCCTGCGCTGGGGCCGCTTGGCGCTCGGCTACTGGAACGATCCGGAGCTGACCCGCCGGTACTTCTTCAACGAGCCCGACGGCCGTCGCGGCTTCCGTACGCCCGATTCCGGTCGCTGGCGCGACGACGGGCTGCTCGAGCACGTCGGCCGCATGGACTCGCGCGTGAAGGTGCACGGTGCGATGGTCGCGACGAGCGAGGTCGAGGTGGCGCTCATCTCCCTGCCCGACGTGGCCGACGCCGCGGTGATCGCGGTTCCGGGTGACGACGGCGGAACGCGACTCGTCGCCTACGTGGTCGCACGCCGCGGTGCCGCACTGAGCGCCTGGAAGCTCCGGCGCGACCTCGCGGAGCGCCTTTCGAGCACGTCGGTGCCCAGCGCGTTCGTCGCCGTCGACGTCCTGCCCCGGACCGTGCGCGACAAGATCGACCGGACGGCGCTGCCGGCGCCGCCACCCACCGTGCGGCCGCGGCCCTACCGCGAGCCCACCAGCGACGGCCAGGACCTCGCCGCCATCTTCGCGGGCATCCTGGGTGTCGAGCGGGTGGGTCTCGACGACGACTTCTTCGACCTCGGTGGCGATTCGCTGGGGGTTGTCGAGCTCCTCGCCGCGATCGCCGAGCGTTTCTCGGTCGACATCCCCGCGTCCACCATCCTGGAGGCGCCCACGGTCGCGAAGCTGTCGCTACGACTGTCGTACCGACGACCGTCCGACGCGTCACCGGTGGTCACGTTGCGGTCGGACGCTCCGGGTAGCCCCTTCTTCTGTGTCGCCGGCGCGGGATCGCCCGCGATCGGGCTGCGCGGTCTGTCTCGAGCGATGAGCAACCACAACTTCTCCGCGATCCAGGCGCGAGGCCTCGAGGAACGCGCTATCCCCGATCACAGCATTCGTGCCGCCGCCCGTCGCAACATCGCGGCGATGCGCGCAGCACAACCGACCGGGCCGTACGCCATTGGCGGCTACTCCTACGGTGGTCTCGTCGCGTTCGAGATGGCGTGCCAGCTGCGAGCAGCACGCCAAGACGTGTCGCTCCTCGTGGTCCTCGACACGAGCGCGCCGATCAGCGTGCACAGCGTCACGAACCGCGTGCGGGCCCGCAGCACCGCGCTGAAAGCCGCCGCGCCGTCTCCACCCTTGCGGCGTGCCGCGGTGGTCGCCGTTCGCGGCGCCCGGTTCGCGGTCAAGTCCGCGTATGCGCACGCCGAGCGACGGATCTCGCTCACGAGCGCGGGCTGGCTGCCGCGCCGCGGCTACCACCAGTACAACTTGTTCCTGCGGCTCAACGCTCGCATGGCACACGAGTACAAGCCGTCCGGCATCTTCGACGGTCCGGCGCTGATCGTGCGTGGCGACATCCCCGACGGTATTCCGGCCGGCTTGGAGTTGGAGGAGAAGCCGGACCCGGGGCGTCGAGCGCTACCCGACCTCGGGTGGTCGAAGCTCGTCACCGGTCCGATCACCGTCGCCGAAGTGTCCGCCGACCACCAGGGCCTCACGCGAGAACCCGCGGTAAACCAGGTTGCTGCACACATCGCCGCCGCGGTCGGCTCACAGGGAGAGCACTATGGATGA
- a CDS encoding acetyl-CoA acetyltransferase codes for MGFTELTKASGRSVLDLASEACARAIADSGLSAHEVDGVASFRFLEDSVPAQAVATALGAPGSNWLLDLNLGGQAPCYLVTQAAMAVHLGLARHVVVYRALNGRSGARVGTNRAPGPATDFRYPVGLTAYVHYVSLWARRFLIETGQSEVDLAAVAVAQRAWAEQNDRAYLRAPHSVEAHLAAPYVAEPFRVPDCTIEVDGACAMVVTNLDAARDLARPPVVLEGTAYAAGRGAGLDMGDSLFWEDLSRNYTSLLADDLWGSAGLTPSDVDLAQIYDCFTSTVLMGLEGLGLAERGGAGDFVRRGALPVNTNGGLLSEGYLHGMNSVAEAVLQLQGRGGSRTVEGAETCVVTSGALMDGSALVLAIDR; via the coding sequence GTGGGGTTCACCGAGCTCACGAAGGCATCAGGCCGCAGCGTGCTCGACCTCGCCAGCGAAGCGTGTGCGCGCGCGATCGCCGACTCGGGACTGTCTGCGCACGAAGTCGACGGTGTCGCGAGCTTCCGTTTCCTCGAGGACTCGGTGCCGGCGCAGGCCGTCGCCACCGCGCTCGGCGCGCCGGGGAGCAACTGGCTGCTCGACCTCAACCTGGGCGGGCAGGCCCCGTGCTACCTGGTCACGCAAGCGGCGATGGCGGTGCACCTCGGTCTGGCGCGCCACGTCGTCGTGTACCGGGCGCTCAACGGTCGGAGCGGTGCCCGCGTCGGGACCAACCGCGCCCCGGGTCCCGCCACCGACTTCCGCTACCCGGTCGGACTCACCGCGTACGTGCACTACGTCTCGCTGTGGGCGCGTCGCTTCCTGATCGAGACCGGACAATCCGAGGTCGACCTCGCTGCGGTTGCCGTCGCGCAGCGCGCCTGGGCCGAGCAGAACGACCGCGCATATCTGCGCGCGCCGCACTCGGTCGAAGCGCACCTCGCGGCCCCGTACGTTGCCGAGCCGTTCCGCGTGCCCGACTGCACGATCGAGGTCGATGGTGCCTGCGCGATGGTGGTTACCAATCTTGACGCCGCGCGCGACCTGGCGCGTCCACCCGTGGTGTTGGAGGGAACGGCCTACGCCGCCGGCCGCGGCGCCGGTCTCGACATGGGCGACTCGCTGTTCTGGGAGGACCTGTCGCGCAACTACACGTCGCTGCTCGCCGACGACCTCTGGGGTTCGGCAGGGCTCACGCCGTCCGACGTCGATCTCGCCCAGATCTACGACTGCTTCACGAGCACGGTGCTGATGGGGCTCGAGGGGCTCGGCCTCGCCGAGCGCGGCGGTGCGGGCGACTTCGTGAGGCGCGGCGCGCTGCCGGTGAACACCAACGGGGGCCTGCTCTCGGAGGGCTACCTGCACGGCATGAACAGCGTCGCCGAGGCGGTGCTGCAACTGCAGGGCCGCGGCGGGTCGCGCACCGTGGAAGGCGCGGAGACGTGCGTGGTCACGTCGGGCGCGCTGATGGACGGCTCCGCGCTCGTCCTGGCCATCGATCGATGA
- a CDS encoding Zn-ribbon domain-containing OB-fold protein, protein MIPPARDVDAAEFWSALEEGQLLVSVCGACGNRWLPPLATCPRCASREVTSAPSATTGALYSWTVIHMAADPAYAAETPYTVGLVELDDGARLYGRVVGVDHDALRDGLRLRVEIDTARGRPIWHFEREP, encoded by the coding sequence ATGATTCCTCCTGCCCGCGACGTCGACGCGGCCGAGTTCTGGTCCGCGCTGGAAGAAGGGCAACTGCTGGTGTCGGTGTGCGGCGCGTGCGGCAACCGCTGGCTGCCGCCGCTCGCCACCTGTCCTCGCTGCGCGTCGCGCGAGGTGACGAGCGCGCCGTCTGCCACGACCGGCGCGCTCTACTCGTGGACTGTGATCCACATGGCGGCCGATCCCGCGTACGCGGCGGAAACCCCGTACACCGTCGGCCTGGTCGAGCTCGACGACGGCGCTCGCCTGTACGGGCGCGTCGTCGGTGTCGACCACGACGCCCTGCGCGACGGCTTGCGGCTTCGAGTCGAGATCGACACAGCTCGTGGCCGACCGATCTGGCACTTCGAACGCGAACCATGA
- a CDS encoding AMP-binding protein: protein MISEARAQQYVEQGWWDGSTLAARVHQFALDQPESIAVVDETTDSRVTYSQLWDDACRVAAFLGEHRVWPGDVVSVQLPNWYETVAVDLGVLAHGAVLNPLLPNYRARELHHILGTARTKLLFTPDEFRGFDHAALGRHLHESLDTLGTHVIVRGRGDFWQHVLGRPSEHVEPSADPAALSEVIFTSGTEATPKGVMHTEHTTNCNVRSAYAVNKLTADDVVWVPSPIGHSTGLNFGVRLALYFGMKLVLQDRWDADRAVELIERERCSYTLAATTFLTDLVNAAARSDRDVSTLTRFGCGGAPVPPEIVRAGADTGINVLRIYGLTEALVVSWNRAGSPLEKRMHTDGLALPEVELEVREGEVMVRGPNVCVGLFDDPERERNIFTDDEWLHTGDAGVLDDEGYLSIVGRKKEIIIRGGLNIAPREIEDLLCEMPEVRAAAVIGVPDERLGEITCACVVVNGPLELDVVVAFLTDRDLATYKLPQMLRIVTALPTTPSGKIRKNELRDQILEETA from the coding sequence ATGATCAGCGAGGCGCGCGCACAGCAGTACGTCGAGCAGGGCTGGTGGGATGGGTCGACGCTCGCGGCACGCGTGCACCAGTTCGCCCTGGACCAACCCGAGTCGATCGCCGTCGTCGACGAGACCACCGATTCGCGTGTCACGTACAGCCAGCTCTGGGACGACGCGTGCAGGGTCGCCGCGTTCCTCGGTGAGCACCGCGTGTGGCCCGGCGACGTGGTGTCGGTACAACTGCCCAACTGGTACGAGACCGTGGCCGTCGACCTCGGCGTGCTCGCACACGGCGCGGTGCTCAACCCGCTGCTGCCGAACTACCGAGCGCGTGAACTGCACCACATCCTCGGCACCGCGCGCACGAAATTGCTCTTCACCCCGGATGAGTTCCGCGGCTTCGACCACGCCGCGCTCGGCCGCCACCTGCACGAGTCGCTCGACACGCTGGGCACCCATGTGATCGTGCGCGGTCGCGGTGACTTCTGGCAGCACGTACTCGGACGGCCGTCCGAGCACGTCGAGCCGTCGGCCGATCCCGCCGCGCTCTCCGAGGTGATCTTCACTTCCGGCACCGAGGCAACGCCGAAGGGCGTGATGCACACCGAGCACACCACGAACTGCAACGTGCGCTCGGCGTACGCGGTGAACAAGCTCACCGCTGACGACGTCGTGTGGGTGCCGAGCCCGATCGGTCACTCGACCGGCCTCAACTTCGGTGTCCGCCTCGCCCTCTATTTCGGGATGAAGCTGGTGCTCCAGGACCGTTGGGACGCGGACCGGGCCGTCGAGCTGATCGAACGGGAGCGGTGCTCGTACACGCTCGCGGCCACCACGTTCCTCACCGACCTCGTGAACGCGGCGGCGCGTTCGGATCGCGACGTGTCGACGCTCACCCGTTTCGGCTGCGGGGGCGCGCCGGTCCCGCCCGAGATCGTGCGCGCGGGCGCCGACACGGGCATCAACGTGCTGCGCATCTACGGATTGACCGAAGCGTTGGTCGTGAGCTGGAACCGCGCCGGTTCGCCCCTCGAGAAGCGCATGCACACCGACGGGTTGGCGTTGCCCGAGGTGGAGCTCGAGGTTCGTGAGGGCGAAGTAATGGTGCGCGGCCCGAACGTGTGCGTCGGCCTGTTCGACGACCCCGAGCGCGAGCGGAACATCTTCACCGACGACGAGTGGCTGCACACCGGCGACGCCGGCGTGCTCGACGACGAGGGCTACCTCTCGATCGTCGGGCGCAAGAAGGAAATCATCATCCGCGGCGGTCTCAACATCGCGCCGCGCGAGATCGAAGACCTGCTCTGCGAGATGCCCGAGGTGCGCGCCGCCGCGGTGATCGGCGTCCCCGACGAACGGCTCGGCGAAATCACCTGCGCGTGCGTCGTCGTCAACGGGCCACTCGAGCTCGACGTCGTCGTCGCGTTCCTCACCGACCGCGACCTCGCGACGTACAAGCTGCCGCAGATGTTGCGGATCGTGACCGCGCTGCCCACGACGCCTTCCGGCAAGATTCGCAAGAACGAGCTCCGTGACCAGATCCTCGAGGAGACAGCATGA
- a CDS encoding enoyl-CoA hydratase/isomerase family protein: MSAPPDQTRSVQVEDVPLPHGVARVLTLKRPDARNPLDYETVTRLRALAEEADADPLARVVIVTGSGSAFSAGGDLRAYIELYRAEFAFRAFLDEFRLLNARMEHGRFVSIAMVNGACVAGGLELALACDLITVADGAPIGDGHLATGQIDGAGGSQRLVRAIGMQRATQLLLTGRLWTGVEAAAAGLAVFSVPAAELRERTLALAAELAAHSPIAVKHMKTLLGYSDHLPFEDALSAEQELVLGYATQSHDATEGLLAFLERRPARYTGS; the protein is encoded by the coding sequence ATGAGCGCACCGCCGGACCAGACCCGATCGGTGCAGGTCGAAGACGTTCCGCTTCCCCACGGCGTCGCCCGGGTGTTGACGCTGAAGCGCCCCGACGCGCGCAATCCACTCGACTACGAAACCGTGACGCGCCTGCGCGCGCTCGCGGAAGAGGCCGACGCCGATCCGCTCGCACGCGTGGTGATCGTCACCGGCAGCGGCTCCGCGTTCTCGGCCGGTGGCGATTTGCGCGCCTACATCGAGCTCTACCGAGCCGAGTTCGCGTTTCGCGCGTTCCTCGACGAGTTCCGTCTGCTGAACGCGCGCATGGAGCACGGCCGCTTCGTGAGCATCGCGATGGTCAACGGCGCGTGCGTGGCCGGCGGGTTGGAGCTCGCGCTCGCCTGCGACCTGATCACCGTGGCCGACGGCGCTCCGATCGGCGACGGTCACCTCGCAACCGGCCAGATCGACGGCGCGGGAGGAAGCCAGCGGCTGGTGCGGGCCATCGGGATGCAGCGCGCCACGCAGCTCCTGCTCACCGGTCGTCTGTGGACCGGCGTTGAGGCCGCAGCCGCGGGTCTGGCGGTCTTCAGCGTCCCGGCCGCCGAGCTCCGCGAGCGGACGCTGGCGCTCGCCGCCGAGCTCGCGGCCCACAGCCCGATCGCGGTGAAGCACATGAAGACGCTCCTCGGCTACTCCGACCACCTCCCGTTCGAAGACGCCCTCTCCGCAGAACAGGAGCTGGTGCTGGGATACGCGACGCAGTCGCACGACGCGACCGAGGGCCTGCTCGCCTTCCTCGAGCGGCGGCCGGCGCGGTACACGGGCTCATGA
- a CDS encoding MFS transporter yields the protein MTEKSGRIDRSTLLALVAMALGVFVIANDFTALSVAIPTIESDLHTTLTKSQWVINGYALVFGVLIVTGGRLADLFGRKRIFMVGATIFAGFSLLAGLMPSVVPLILCRGLMGIGGALMWPAILGMTYALLPDDKAGLAGGLIIGVAGIGNAVGPLLGGFLTEELSWRWVFFLNLPVTAFAVLVTYRLVQESTVDTTERHIDYVGIAVLSSGIVAILLALDQGPDEGFGDPAILALFTAGAVLLGSFAAVERRQGAGALVPSDVLRNRVFTASCAAVLLMSAIFFASLLYLPQFMEKVLDFSALRSGAGLLPLMVVFAITSFVAGPLYGRLGARAVVSVGAACLGIGIFLLSLVDDGSSYASLVPGMIVLGVGVGLFYSSITTVAVTSLDPSRSSLAGGIVYMCQIAGGAVGLGLNTAIVTSASSLSDGISVAFKVDAGLAVLGFLVVLSVIGRHEEVTPRSALRHHHRAHA from the coding sequence ATGACCGAGAAGTCTGGACGGATCGACCGTTCCACGCTGCTCGCGCTGGTGGCAATGGCGCTCGGTGTCTTCGTGATTGCCAATGACTTCACCGCGTTGAGCGTCGCCATCCCCACGATCGAGAGCGATCTCCACACCACGCTCACGAAGTCGCAGTGGGTCATCAACGGCTACGCGTTGGTCTTCGGAGTGCTCATCGTCACCGGTGGCCGCCTCGCCGACCTCTTCGGCCGCAAGCGGATCTTCATGGTGGGCGCGACGATCTTCGCCGGCTTCTCGTTGCTGGCCGGGCTGATGCCGAGCGTCGTGCCGCTGATCCTGTGTCGCGGGCTGATGGGCATCGGCGGTGCGCTCATGTGGCCGGCGATCCTCGGGATGACCTACGCATTGCTTCCCGACGACAAGGCAGGCCTGGCCGGAGGACTCATCATCGGTGTCGCGGGAATCGGCAACGCGGTCGGCCCGTTGCTCGGTGGGTTCCTGACCGAGGAACTGAGTTGGCGCTGGGTGTTCTTCCTCAACCTGCCGGTCACCGCGTTCGCGGTGCTCGTCACGTACCGGTTGGTGCAGGAGAGCACGGTCGACACGACCGAACGCCACATCGACTACGTAGGAATCGCGGTCCTGTCCTCGGGAATCGTGGCAATCCTGCTCGCGCTCGACCAGGGTCCCGACGAGGGATTCGGCGACCCGGCGATCCTCGCGCTCTTCACCGCGGGCGCGGTGCTACTCGGCTCGTTCGCCGCCGTCGAACGCCGCCAGGGCGCGGGCGCGCTGGTGCCGAGCGATGTGTTGCGCAACCGCGTGTTCACCGCGTCATGTGCCGCGGTGCTCTTGATGTCGGCGATCTTCTTCGCCTCACTGCTCTACCTGCCACAGTTCATGGAGAAGGTTCTCGACTTCTCGGCGCTGCGGTCCGGCGCGGGGCTCCTGCCCCTGATGGTCGTGTTCGCGATCACGTCGTTCGTGGCCGGACCGCTCTACGGCCGACTGGGCGCGCGCGCGGTCGTATCTGTCGGAGCGGCGTGTCTCGGGATCGGCATCTTTCTGTTGTCGCTCGTGGACGACGGCTCTTCGTACGCCTCGCTCGTGCCCGGCATGATCGTGCTCGGTGTCGGTGTCGGGCTCTTCTACTCGTCGATCACGACCGTGGCGGTCACCTCACTCGACCCTTCGCGATCGAGCCTGGCGGGCGGGATCGTGTACATGTGCCAGATCGCGGGCGGCGCCGTCGGCCTCGGGTTGAACACCGCGATCGTCACGTCGGCATCGAGCCTCAGCGACGGCATCAGCGTCGCCTTCAAGGTCGACGCCGGACTCGCGGTACTGGGCTTCCTCGTCGTGCTCTCCGTGATCGGCCGCCACGAAGAGGTCACACCGCGCAGCGCGCTCCGCCACCACCACCGCGCCCACGCGTAG
- a CDS encoding amidohydrolase family protein, giving the protein MSDDELFFVRDRNLDYPVFDSDNHMYENPDAFTKFIPPEYEGIIKYVEYDRRTKLAVKDRISRAIPNPTFARVAPPGGQQDDPLNRRSIAGLDAFFDVEPRYKLMQEFGITRSLMWPTLASVIEQAMPEDPLATHAVLHALNEWMYEHWTFGYEDTIFPTPAIGMAIVDRAIKELEWVVERGARIVYIRPAPVFGPTGPRSFALPEFDPFWEAMQEHDIVVGLHNTVNRRYPVDLAELDGTPEAGGYFERPFGASAVRALATPRSQTSDLIASMIGHGMLTRFPRLKVVIVEHFNEWTRPMLRQFADAYERAPVLFDEDPLEVLRRNFWIHIFRDANPVELISMLGSANSMFGSDFPHPEGLRDPLGFSDDIATMPIEDQELVMGGNLARLMKVA; this is encoded by the coding sequence ATGAGCGATGACGAGCTGTTCTTCGTACGGGACCGGAACCTGGACTACCCGGTCTTCGACTCCGACAACCACATGTACGAGAACCCCGACGCCTTCACGAAGTTCATCCCGCCCGAATACGAAGGCATCATCAAGTACGTCGAGTACGACCGTCGCACGAAGCTCGCCGTGAAGGACCGGATCAGCCGCGCCATTCCGAATCCGACCTTTGCGCGGGTAGCGCCCCCCGGTGGCCAACAGGACGACCCACTCAACCGCCGCTCGATCGCCGGCCTCGACGCCTTCTTCGATGTCGAGCCTCGGTACAAGCTGATGCAGGAGTTCGGCATCACCCGGTCGCTGATGTGGCCGACGCTCGCCAGCGTCATCGAGCAGGCGATGCCCGAAGACCCGCTCGCGACTCACGCCGTCCTGCACGCGCTCAACGAGTGGATGTACGAGCACTGGACGTTCGGCTACGAGGACACGATCTTCCCCACACCGGCGATCGGTATGGCGATCGTCGATCGGGCGATCAAGGAGCTCGAGTGGGTGGTCGAGCGCGGAGCCAGGATCGTCTACATCCGGCCGGCCCCGGTGTTCGGGCCCACGGGGCCGCGCTCGTTCGCACTGCCGGAGTTCGACCCCTTCTGGGAGGCCATGCAGGAGCACGACATCGTCGTAGGGCTGCACAACACCGTGAACCGGCGCTACCCCGTCGACCTCGCCGAGCTCGACGGCACGCCCGAGGCCGGCGGCTACTTCGAGAGGCCTTTCGGCGCGTCGGCGGTTCGCGCGTTGGCGACGCCACGCTCGCAGACGAGCGATCTCATCGCATCGATGATCGGGCACGGCATGCTCACTCGCTTCCCGCGCCTGAAGGTCGTGATCGTCGAGCACTTCAACGAATGGACCCGCCCGATGCTTCGCCAGTTCGCCGACGCGTACGAGCGCGCGCCCGTCCTGTTCGACGAGGATCCGCTCGAGGTCCTGCGGCGCAACTTCTGGATCCACATCTTCCGTGACGCGAACCCGGTCGAGCTCATCTCGATGCTCGGCAGTGCCAACAGCATGTTCGGCTCCGACTTCCCGCATCCCGAGGGTCTCCGTGACCCGCTCGGCTTCTCGGATGACATCGCCACGATGCCCATCGAGGACCAGGAACTGGTCATGGGCGGAAACCTCGCCCGTCTCATGAAGGTCGCCTGA
- a CDS encoding amidohydrolase family protein, producing the protein MGRVAIISVDGHVKAPREGYRDYIDPKWRDAFDDWVKSFEGMPDGFVRPEFGEDAQWNPKRRLADLETQGVAAEILFTNGAPFAAGRVDFAPDPEQTRQANMAFNRWVIDFCSEAPDRLHGQALVSFDDVDQAVKDIRWAKEQGLVGILMPPLYPGSKFFFDPALDPIWAACQDVCLPLSQHGGTGAPDYQPQIFAAFMVLAAEHSFFSGRSLWQLILGGVFDRFPDLKIAFIETEAWWIAPMIEMLDGRERMADDWTDFAESLRQAKPYSRLPSEYWESNCYAGISPFHPAQLSAGDLSGARGAGERFRIHSDNAMFGVDYPHPESIFPRVIENARLLAAMPTVTEADARKVLYENAAEVYHLDLAALAPQFDRVAFELGEAAAVPA; encoded by the coding sequence ATGGGGCGAGTGGCGATTATCTCGGTCGACGGCCATGTCAAGGCGCCGCGTGAGGGCTACCGCGACTACATCGACCCGAAGTGGCGCGACGCGTTCGACGACTGGGTCAAGAGCTTCGAGGGCATGCCCGACGGGTTCGTTCGACCCGAGTTCGGCGAGGACGCGCAGTGGAACCCCAAGCGGCGGCTCGCCGACCTCGAGACCCAGGGAGTGGCGGCCGAGATCCTCTTCACGAATGGTGCGCCGTTCGCGGCCGGGCGCGTCGATTTCGCGCCCGACCCGGAGCAGACCCGTCAGGCCAACATGGCGTTCAATCGCTGGGTGATCGACTTCTGCTCCGAGGCGCCGGACCGGTTGCACGGGCAGGCGCTGGTGTCCTTCGACGACGTCGACCAGGCCGTGAAGGACATCCGTTGGGCCAAGGAGCAGGGCCTCGTCGGCATCCTGATGCCTCCCCTCTACCCGGGCTCGAAGTTTTTCTTCGATCCCGCGCTCGACCCGATCTGGGCTGCGTGCCAGGACGTCTGCCTGCCGCTCAGCCAGCACGGCGGCACCGGCGCACCGGACTACCAGCCCCAGATCTTCGCCGCGTTCATGGTGCTCGCCGCCGAGCACTCGTTCTTCTCGGGCCGATCGCTGTGGCAGCTCATCCTGGGTGGCGTGTTCGATCGCTTCCCGGATCTGAAGATCGCCTTCATCGAGACCGAGGCGTGGTGGATCGCGCCGATGATCGAGATGCTGGACGGGCGAGAGCGCATGGCCGACGACTGGACGGACTTCGCGGAGTCGCTCCGCCAGGCCAAGCCGTACTCTCGGCTGCCCAGCGAGTACTGGGAGTCGAACTGCTACGCGGGCATCTCGCCGTTTCACCCCGCGCAGCTGTCGGCCGGTGACCTGAGCGGCGCCCGCGGTGCCGGGGAGCGATTCCGGATCCACAGCGACAACGCGATGTTCGGCGTCGATTACCCGCACCCGGAGTCCATCTTCCCTCGAGTGATCGAGAACGCGCGGCTGCTCGCCGCGATGCCGACCGTGACCGAGGCGGACGCCCGGAAGGTGCTCTACGAGAACGCCGCTGAGGTGTACCACCTCGACCTCGCGGCCCTGGCGCCGCAGTTCGACCGCGTCGCCTTCGAACTCGGCGAGGCGGCAGCGGTACCAGCGTGA